From a region of the Dictyostelium discoideum AX4 chromosome 2 chromosome, whole genome shotgun sequence genome:
- the vilB gene encoding hypothetical protein produces MEPPLELPTQRKRVIPSKFGILKRNAEIEAEKNRENLQQSSCFSHINEIGKEIGLEIWKIIDDSTIQKVPKVNHSTFETNKSYLLLMGQFYDGNMNIKTYNIHFWIGELLINSQETINFCNDRIEELERIIKYNQKQFDSEQFYPEPILYREFQGKEGDIFMSYFKSYGGPRYVAPLKLTSASAAIATAAKQYKLFHLKGRRNIRVKQVDISSKSLNSGDVFVLDCEDFIYQWNGSESSRLEKGKGLDLTIRLRDEKSAKAKIIVMDENDTDKDHPEFWKRLGGCKDDVQKAEQGGDDFAYEKKSVEQIKLYQVENLNYEVHLHLIDPIGDVYSTTQLNAEFCYILDCETELYVWLGKASANDQRTVAMANAMDLLHEDNRPSWTPIIKMTQGSENTLFKDKFKKGSWGEYVNDNFEKKPITGKGVAAKAVQEKINVDALHNPEKYQLSKEERKSTIPTLHHVDDKHRGELKIWHVRNRNKFEISQSEFGLFYNQSCYLVLFTLFAADGSNNSILYYWQGRFSSSEDKGAAALLAKDVGKELHRSCIHVRTVQNKEPNHFLEHFQGRMVVFKGSRPNATTEVSLENLSSSLQGLYHVRGTEPINIHSIQVEKAISSLDSNDSFILVNFKNTISYIWVGKYSDEKEAALQISSNVFTGYNFQLIDEGDETSEFWESLETNSSLSLLKDYYTQLRTVEQEKKTRLFQCSNNSGVFKVFEIHDFSQDDLDSDDVMILDNQKQIFVWVGKESSDTEKLMANETALEYIMNAPTHRRDDPIFTIQDGFEPHEFTFNFHAWQVNKTQQDSYKSKLSAILGSNNSGPASPIMLPTSGVTLKPTTAATPKPITTPTVTTPKPITTPTVATLKTVTPAVTLKPTTVTTPSKVATTTNTSTPSPTTITTFYPLSVLKQKTNLPNDIDKSCLHLYLSDEEFLSTFKMTKEIFQKTPAWKTKQLRVDNGLF; encoded by the exons ATGGAACCACCACTTGAACTACCAACACAAAGAAAAAGAGTTATCCCATCAAAATTTGGTATCCTCAAAAGAAATGCAGAAATTGAAGCAGAAAAAAACAGAGAAAATTTACAACAATCTTCATGTTTTAGTcatataaatgaaattggtaaAGAAATTGGTTTAGAAATTTGGAAAATTATTGATGATTCAACAATTCAAAAAGTTCCAAAAGTGAATCATTCAACTTTTGAAACTAATAAatcttatttattattaatg gGACAATTTTATGATGGTAATATGAATATTAAAACttataatattcatttttggattggtgaattattaataaattcacaagaaacaattaatttttgtaatgATAGAATTGAAGAACTtgaaagaattattaaatataatcaaaaacaatttgattCAGAACAATTTTATCCAGAACCAATTCTTTATAGAGAATTTCAAGGTAAAGAAGGTGATATTTTTATGTCATACTTTAAATCTTATGGTGGTCCAAGATATGTTGCACCATTGAAATTAACATCAGCATCAGCAGCAATTGCAACAGCAGcaaaacaatataaattattccACCTTAAGGGTAGACGTAATATTAGAGTTAAACAAGTTGATATTTCATCAAAGTCATTAAATAGTGGCGATGTTTTCGTATTGGATTGTGAGGATTTCATTTATCAATGGAATGGAAGCGAATCAAGTCGTTTAGAAAAAGGTAAAGGTTTAGATCTTACCATTAGATTACGTGATGAAAAATCAGCAAAAGCAAAGATTATCGTTATGGATGAAAATGATACCGATAAGGATCATCCAGAATTTTGGAAGAGATTAGGTGGTTGCAAAGATGATGTTCAAAAAGCTGAACAAGGTGGTGATGATTTCGCTTATGAAAAGAAATCGGttgaacaaattaaattatatcaagttgaaaatttaaattatgaaGTACATCTTCATCTAATCGATCCAATTGGTGATGTTTATTCAACCACTCAATTGAATGCAGAGTTTTGTTATATTTTAGATTGTGAAACCGAATTATACGTTTGGTTAGGTAAAGCATCAGCAAATGATCAAAGAACAGTTGCAATGGCAAATGCAATGGATTTATTACATGAAGATAATAGACCAAGTTGGACACCAATTATAAAGATGACTCAAGGCTCTGAGAATACTCTCtttaaagataaatttaaaaaaggtaGTTGGGGTGAATATGTTAATGATAACTTTGAAAAGAAACCAATCACAGGTAAAGGTGTTGCTGCCAAAGCAGTTCAAGAGAAAATCAATGTAGATGCTCTTCATAATCCTGAAAAATATCAACTTTCAAAGGAAGAAAGAAAATCAACTATTCCAACTCTTCATCATGTCGATGATAAACATAGAGGTGAATTAAAGATTTGGCATGTTAGAAATcgtaataaatttgaaatttctcAATCTGAATTTGGTTTATTCTATAATCAATCTTGTTATTTAGTATTGTTTACTTTATTTGCTGCCGATGgctcaaataattcaatattatacTATTGGCAAGGTAGATTCAGTTCAAGTGAAGATAAAGGTGCCGCTGCTCTTTTGGCTAAAGATGTTGGTAAAGAATTGCATCGTTCTTGTATTCATGTCAGAACCGTTCAAAATAAAGAACCAAACCACTTTTTAGAACATTTCCAAGGTCGTATGGTTGTTTTTAAAGGTTCAAGACCAAATGCAACCACTGAAGTTTCATTGGAAAATTTATCTTCATCACTTCAAGGCTTATATCATGTTAGAGGTACTGAGCCAATTAATATTCATTCAATTCAAGTTGAAAAAGCAATTTCATCATTGGATTCAAATGATTCTTTCATTTtagttaattttaaaaatacaatttcCTATATTTGGGTTGGTAAATACTCTGATGAAAAAGAAGCTGCCCTTCAAATTTCTTCAAATGTTTTCACTGGTTATAATTTCCAATTGATTGATGAAGGTGATGAAACTTCTGAATTTTGGGAATCTTTAGAAACAAACTCATCCTTATCACTCTTAAAAGATTATTACACTCAATTGAGAACCGTTGAACAAGAGAAGAAAACTCGTTTATTCCAATGTTCAAATAATAGTGGTGTATTCAAAGTATTTGAAATTCATGATTTCTCTCAAGATGATTTAGATTCTGATGATGTAATGATCTTGGataatcaaaaacaaattttcgTTTGGGTTGGTAAAGAAAGTAGTGATACTGAAAAATTAATGGCAAATGAAACTGCTCTCGAGTATATTATGAATGCTCCAACTCATAGAAGAGATGATCCAATCTTTACCATTCAAGATGGTTTTGAACCACATGAATTCACTTTTAATTTCCATGCTTGGCAAGTTAATAAAACTCAACAAGATTcttataaatcaaaattaagtGCTATCCTTGGTTCAAACAATAGTGGTCCAGCTTCTCCAATTATGTTACCTACTTCTGGTGTTACTTTAAAACCAACAACAGCAGCTACTCCAAAACCAATAACTACACCAACAGTAACTACTCCTAAACCAATAACTACACCGACAGTAGCTACTCTAAAAACAGTTACACCTGCTGTAACTTTAAAGCCAACAACTGTAACTACTCCATCTAAAGTTGCTACCACTACAAATACCTCTACTCCATCACCAACTACAATTACAACATTCTATCCATTATcagttttaaaacaaaaaactaatttaccaaatgatattgataaaaGTTGTCTTCACTTGTACCTTTCTGATGAAGAATTTTTATCAACCTTTAAAATGACAAAAGAAATCTTCCAAAAAACTCCTGCTTGGAAAACTAAACAATTACGTGTTGATAAtggattattttaa